In the genome of Theropithecus gelada isolate Dixy chromosome 19, Tgel_1.0, whole genome shotgun sequence, the window CGGGGACGACGGGGCCCTCAAGATCTGGGACCTTCGGCAGTTCAAGGTATTTTCCCAGCCTGCCCCCGGGGTCTAGAGAAGCTTGCTCCCAGCAGCCCTGGGATTTGTAGGATCCTCCCTCCTTGAATGGTTTTATTCAGCAGAGCTGGAGAGCCCTTAGAACTAGACACCCGCCTTTTCAGggtacagaggaggaaacaggctcaACAAGAAGAAGGGTGGTGCGTCTCCACTCTTGGAGTCACTCACTCCACCAGGGGAACAGCTGACAAGAAATGGAGGGGCTAGGGCTGCAGAGACCAGAACTCTCACCTGCCTGTGGGCAGAAGTACAGCCGTCTGTACAGCCAGTGCTGAAAGCTTCAGAGAGTGGTAGATTTATAGATGCAACTGAGAATCGGGGCCCAGCCTGCTCGTTGTAGGAGaggactgaggcacagaaaggacAGGGGCCGCTGTGACATGACAGCCAAGCTAGGGGTTGACACTGTGGAGCTGGGAGGGTCCCTGCGCAGGAGGAGTTGCAGTGTCTGGCATCCCTCTGGACAAAGCCACAGCTTTGTGTGGCTCTGCCTTCCTGGGCTGCCATGATGTCATCCTTTTTCCCCTCCAGTTTGATCGTTTCTATAGCATCAGCCCTGGGGAAGAGGCTGGAGATGGATTCCAGCCTCCCAGGCCCACCAGGTCACACAGGGCCCAGCTTGTTGACCATTGGAACTTCAGAGCCGCTTCTCCTAATGAGAGAGACGCCAGTTGAGCGGGGCATTTGCTGTAGTGAAAGTGCTGTCATTCTTAGTCTTTCTCTGGGTCGGCTTCCGGGGATTGTGCTTCTGCCTCCTTTCAGGCCTTTGTAGAATCTGCCGGGAGAGCTCTGGGAGAGCCATtgccctccatttttttttttttttttttaatttgagacggagttttgctcttgttgcccaggctggagtgcaatggcgtggtctcagctcaccacaacctccccctccagggttcaagccattctcctgcctcagcctcccgagtagctgggattacaggcgtgcaccaccacgcctggctaattttgtatttttagtagagacggggtttcactatgctggccaggctggtctccaactcctgacctcaggtgatccgcccgcctcagcctcccaaagtactgggattacaggcgtgaaccaccatgcccggcccatgcCGTCCTTTTACAGGGAAGGAAACAGGCAGGCAGGGGGAAGAGCAGCTGTGACCTGAGCTGGGAGGGGCTTCTTTGCAAGTCAATCCCAATTCCCAGCAACCCCTGGGCTGGTCAGCCTTCTTAGCAGCCAGAATTACCCTGTGTCCCTTTTCTGGACTGTGGGCTTGTGAGGGCTTAAGAGGTGGGGCCCTGGCTGAACCCTGAGGCTCGAGAGGGGTTGGGGGTTCTGCCTGGGTCCCCCCGAGGAGTCAGGCTGAGGCATTCAGAGCCCACCACTCCCATCCTGTCCTTCTAGTCTGGCTCCCCAGTGGCCACCTTCAAGCAGCACGTGGCCCCCGTGACCTCCGTCGAGTGGCACCCCCAGGACAGCGGGGTCTTTGCAGCCTCGGGTGCAGACCACCAGATCACACAGTGGGACCTGGCAGTGGAGCGGGACCCTGAGGCAGGCGACGTGGAGGCTGATCCCGGACTGGCCGACCTCCCGCAGCAGCTGCTGTTCGTGCACCAGGGCGAGACTGAGCTGAAGGAGCTGCACTGGCACCCGCAGTGCCCGGGGCTCCTGGTCAGCACGGCGCTGTCGGGCTTCACCGTCTTCCGCACTATCAGCGTCTGAGGCATCCCACTGGCCCTGCTTTTGCTTCCTGCTTGGAAACTGAAGTCGAACTGGGCCCCCCGGAAGGGGTTCATTCGGGTCTGTTGACTGGGACTGGCTGGCCTCTGGGTTCATTCGGGTCTGTTGACTGGGACTGGCTGGCCTCTGGGTTCATTCGGGTCTGTTGACTGGGACTGGCTGGCCTCTGGGCGACCATGATGGATTCTGTTTGATGTGTTGTTCTCTAGAAGGCCTGGGTCTGATCCAGTGGCTCCTCTCACCAAAGAACTTGGTGTAACCAGGGCTCTGTAAGACCACTCCCACCCAGAGACTTGTGTGGCCTGGTGTGGCCTGTGTGTCGATGGATTCCTTCCTGTCAGCTGTCGCCCATTTGACCTGTGCCCCAGaacccagttttttgtttgtttgagacggagtcttggtctgtcgcccaggctggagtgcggtgacatgatcttggctcactgcaagctctgcctcctgggttcaagtgattctcttgactcagtctcccgggtagctgggattacaggcatgtgccaccacaccctgttcatttttctatttttagtagagacggggtttcaccatgttggccaggctggtctcaaactcttgatctcaagtgatctgcccaccccggcctcccagagtgctgggattacaggcgtgagccaccgcgtcccgTTTTGACTGCTGGTTCCCAGCAGGAAACTCGGGGGATATACAATGGCTGCATCAAATTTGAGGTGTGGGTTCTTCCAACACAATTTGCTTCTGCCCCTTGTCTTCCTGCCAGCTGGGTTTGACCAGGATTTCCCCGTGTGGGGGCTACATGCgaccccctcccctcctccctgacCTAGAAGCTGGTGCTGTGTCGGGAGGAAGGTCAGGGCTCCTGAGCAGCAATAAAGGACCAGGAAGAGGCCTGAGGTGCGTGTGAGACTCTGGTCCTTTGGCCACAGCCCTGTGAGGAAACTGGGGGgagtttgggggtggggaggaattTGGTGCCCGCTGCCCCCAGGCCGCTAGGCTAGGGGAGGCCACTGGGAGTCCAGTGCAACCCTCCCTCCGCCCACTGGGTGCTGCCACGTTCTACCTTCTCTAAGTGTCCGTTCATCTGGAACTCACTCGAGCTGTGACAGGGGCCTTacccctgccccccaccagcTGATGAAGGCTTCATCTCAGGGAACTCAGGAGCGCCCATTTCTCCTTCAGTCCTTCTCCCCTTTATCAcgtttctttctttgtgtcccCCTCTTTCAGAGTCTCGTGTCCCCCACTGTCAGTTTCCCTGCCCCCCCAGTTGCTGTCTCCTCCGCCGCTGTCTCCTGTCCAGCCTGCCTGGGCTGTGGCCCAGCCGCTCTGCCTGGCCGGCCTCCCTGGCTCCCCCTCTGCGGCTCTCAGCAAGCCCCACCCCCGGCCCCCCTCCATCCAGCCTCTGATCCGTCTGTGGACTCCGAGGTCGGGTGCCTGTCACACGGCCCCTGGGACCAAGGACAGACTACAGCCCCTTGGCACCCACAGAGGCTTCCCCTCAGCCCTAACCAAGGAGCCCCCAGCGGAGGGCATGGGGGTGGGCCGCCCCACCAGGTATGTGCCTCCACGCAAGGCCCCGCTGAGCCATCCCCTCCTGCTCTGCTGCATCGTCCCCATCCACCTCTCCCCCAGCATCCCTGTCCTCAGCGTGGCCCCCTCAAGGAGGTCCTGTCTTTCCATCAGCGACAGGCTCAGCGCCAGGAGAATCTACCCCCAGGTTCAGTGCCTCCACCTCTCACCCCATCCCCATGTTATGCATTTTCTCACTGGCTTCCATCCTTTCAAAcaaagcctctctctctctctctctctctctttcccccgcttctctgtctctcccatctctctgcctctctgtgtcttcacaatTTCATCTCCCCATGTCGCCgtttcttaaaacatttcttttctctttttcattttcccaattGCCTTGTCTACCTCtgtctcctctgtctccctccatCTAGGTCTCTGTCCccccctctctctgggtctctgcccCCCTCTGTCTCAGAGTCTCTGTCCTGTCACcgtctctgtccctttctctctgggtctctgtccttTCTCAAGGTCTCTGTCCCTTTCCCTCTGGATCTCTGTCCCTTTGCTTCTGGGTCCCTGTCCTGCTTGGTCCCTGTACTTTTTCTCGGGGCACCCTCTCAACacccctcctccttcccatctCTGCATGTCCTTGTCTTTCTGCAGTCTCTGCTTTCCAACCTGCCATCCAGCCCCCACTGGTAGGTGGGGAGCAGCGGGGAACACCCCTGGTTTTGGAAGAGTGAGAGTGTTTATTTGGGTGGGTAAGGGTGGGGCCTGGGGGTGGGGCTTCTTGGCCTCAGATTAGACAGTGACTTTGACACGAAGTTGAAGCACCTTAAGCCCTGTATGTCCTTTATATGGAAACATTAAGCTGCTCTTGCAGGTCAGGTGGAGGATCCCTTTCCCTCCCGCCCTGCTTTTGCCAGGGGAGGGGGGTGCCCCAAGCCTGAGTCACAGCCAGCCTGGGAGCTGGGCCATGTTGGCCACAGACAGCCCCCTGGTGAAGGTCCCCGTCGGCTTTGGGAAGTAGACGTGGGTCTGCCTCACGGGGCTGAGGTGGGACTGGAGGATTTCAAGGGCAGAGctctgggaaggaaagaaaggcttAGGACCCAACGGGCATTCTCCCTGGCACTGCGGGGACCTGGCCAGCTCGTGGCGTTCCCTGAGCCTGTTCCCCAGCTGTGAAAGGGGGTGATGATCTTCACCTCCCGGCATCCTGAGCGGCCAAGGTGAGCAGTGGGGTCTTGAGAGTCCAGTGGGGGCTGCGGGCATGTCGGGAGCTCACTGCGAGGCCTCGCCTGTACTAGGTGTGTTTGAAACCAGAGTGCACTTGGGAAGACAGTGGTTTGGCACTCGGGCAGTGGCTCCCaggaggcctgggtgggaggCTAGGTTTTGCCACTCCTCTCCCCACTGGCTGAGAGACCTGTCACAAGGGACTAACCTGAGCCTCAGCTGGCTTTTCTGTGGAAAGCCACGTCCCTTCATCAAAGGGCTTTGGTGAGAGATGGGCAAGTCGGGGTGAGAGGTCCAGGCTGGGGACTGGGGAGCACAGGTCAGTGTCAGTGCCCATCTCCTCCCTAGCCCAGGGGGGTGGTTCCCGAGGGTGGAGCCAGTGCAGGCTGGGGATCCCCAGGCTGGGGAGGGCTGCAGGTGTACACGCTGCATCCTGATGTTGCCCTCCAGACTGCCCCCTTGAGCGACAAGCCTATTTCCCCTTTTTGGGAGAACAGTCTCTAACATGCAGGGTTGTCAAGGGTGAGACAGAGTCAAGGTTGGGGTACATTGTGGGCGCCGGACACAGCCAGGCTGGtcccctctcacctcagcctcagcttTGCCTCTGTCAAGTGGGCCTAATGAACCCCAGCGAATGGCAGGGCTGCCTCGGTGGTTGTGGGAAGCAGGTGCAGGGCTTTGGGAGACCCAGTTGGTGCCAAACTTGACGTTGTCTCatggtcttcttttctttttttttttttttttttgagacggagtcttgctctgtcacccaggctggagtgcagtggccggatctcagctcactgcaagctcctcctctcgggttcacgccattctcctgcctcagcctcccaagtagctgggactacaggcacccaccacttcgcccggctagttttttgtattttttagtagagacggggtttcaccgtattagccaggatggtctcgatctcctgacctcatgatccgcccatctcggcctcccaaagtgctgggattacaggcttgagccaccgcgcccggccatggtcTTCTTTTCAAATGGAGTGTGCCAGGCCCTGCCAAGAAACCCCTGAGGATCCCCAGGTTCCAGCACACATTATTGAACCCCTGGTATGGTTTGTCCTGATCCAGCCAGTTCCTGGGAAGTTCCCAGCACAGGACCACGTGTTCGGTAACCTTGCAGCGAACCCTGAGGGCGATGAGGGGTGCAGGTCCATGCCtagccctttcctttcctccacccTGACAGACTGCTGCCATTCCCTCCATttctttgcttcatttattttttatttatttatttattttttagagacagggttttgctgtcttccccaggctggttctcaaacccctggcctcacgCGTTCCTCCTGAgttggactcccaaagtactaggattacaggtgtgaggcactgcatctgccctctgtttttttttttaaagagatggggtctcactgtgttgcccaggctgcagtgcagtggtaccatcatagctcactgcagccttgaactctgggttcaagtgatcccctacctcagccttcagagtagctgcaTCACCAtggctggataatttttgtttttaatataggatcttgctgtgttctcCAAGCTGGTTTCagactcccgggttcaaacaatcttcccaccttggcctcccaaagtgctgggatcacaggtgggagccaccatgcccagctcccccAGGCCTCCTGCCTTTCACAGATGAGAGAGCTGAGGCTCAGGAAAGGATGTGACCTGTTGTCAGTCACACACCTAGTAAATGGCTGAGCACACTGAGTCTCTGGAAAAGGAAGCCAGGGATCCCAGGGGACATGGTAGGTGAGCAACTAAGCCAGGATCGGGCCCTTATCCAGAAGGCCcttcctggtcttttttttttttttttttttttgagacggagtctcgcgctgtgtcacccaggctggagtgcagtggcgcgatctcggctcactgcaagctccgcctcccaggttcacgccattctcctgcctcagcctccgagtagctgggactacaggcgcccgccaccacgcccggctagttttttgtatttttagtagagacggggtttcaccatgttagccaggatggtctcgatctcctgacctcgtgatccacccgcctcggcctcccaaagtgctgggattacaggcttgagccaccgcgcccggccctcagtcACCGTTTAAGCTCGCAATGCATAGTTGAGGTTGAGAGACACTGGCCTGGAGCCGTGCCTGGTAACAGTGGGTGCCACCTGTGTGTGAGATGTGGTTTATAATGGAGAAGCGGTGCACAGCTGCTCCAGTGAGACAGATCTGGGGAGTTACAGTCCAGCACAATGGTGGAGGCTTCCCGTGGCAGCAGGAGAGCCCACAGGAAGCTTCTAGCTCAGTGAAGGGAGTCAAGGCCAGGCTTCTCAGAAGGAGGTTGGACAGGGCAGCTTTGGCCTCTTGAGTCTTGGGGGCCTCTCCATGTGGAACTGTCTCTTAAACCAGGGCATCACCGCCTCCACAGATGCCAGGGTTTCCTGGTAAATGTAAAATACGCaagtcaggctgggcacagtggcccacccctggaatttcagcattttgggaggacaacgcaggaggattgctagaggtcaggagtttgagacccatcTGGGCAATATAACGatatccccatctctacaaaaaattaaaaaattagccgggcctggtggtgcaggaggattgtttgagcccaagcagtcgaggctacagtgagttgtgattctgccactgcactccagcctggagtgggtaacagagcaagaccctgtctctataagataaaagtaaaacatgCAAATCTCTGTCCAACCAACACTCCGGTCCAGATCCCCGCATTCGATCCAAGGGAGGCAGACTGCTGGGGGAATCTGAGAGTCCTCGAGGCGCCCCTGGCAGTGAGTGGGCCAGAAAGAAGCAGGAAGGTGCCAGCGTCACGCGGAACTGCTTCCCTCAAAACTGCGCCtgtcaggccgggcacggtggcttaggcctgtaatcccagcactttgggaggctgaggcgtgcggatcacctgaggtcaggagttcgagaccagcctggccaacatggtgaaaccctgtctctactaaaaatacgaaaattagccgggcgtggtggcgggcgcctgtagtcccagctacttgggaggttgaggcacaagaattgcttgaacccaggaggtggaggttgcagtgagctgagattgcgccactgcactccagcctgggcgacagagcgagactccatctcaaaaaaaaaaaaaaaactgcccctGTCAGCAGGAACCTTTCCCATTtcccagatgaggaaattgaggctcacgCCTCAGTTTGGCTTTGAGTCCCATCTAAGGCTGCCCAGCCCAGGGACGTCTCTGACCAGAGGGCCTCTGTTCCCTTTGTGCCAGTTCGCCAGGACCCCTTCCTTAAAAGATGGAAATACAGGAGTGGAGATTGGTGATGGTGGTTGCTACTCCATGCCTAATAAAAGCCATTCTTACTGTCATTGTTTAACCCTGGGCCCACAAGGAAGCCAGAAGCAGGTTATTTTGCtacaggaaggtggaggttgaagtgagtctgcaggctggagttcagagagTCCAAGAGAGTgccctgaggtcacacagccactTTGTGCAGGAGCTGAGATGGGCCCCCACGGCCTCCTCAGGCCAAGGACTGGGGGTTTTGCCTTCTCCCCTGTGGTGCCACCTCCAGGGGAGAGGCACTTTTACCATGTCGAGGGAGGACCCTCCTGGTCTAGGACAGACCTTAGGGAGTAGGCTGGGGCCCTGTACCGAAGCAAGGGGTTTTCAAGGCTGCCACCTGGGGCTCATGGCCCTTGGCCTCTCTGGGAGGGAGGGGCCCCAACCATCGCCCCCTCATGTGGATGTAACtggttttcttccctctctctccctctcctccctctctgcgTGTTTCTCTCCTGTGTTTGCCTCTCTGTCCCGCCCCTGCGCATCCCTCCCTGCGCCCACCCTATTTCTGTTGTCTGCGGCTCTTGGGGGtgctccattctcctgccttccctTCTCCTGCACCTGGTCCTGCCTGCTTTCTCGCTGTCTGCCCCAGGAGGTAGGTACACGACCTGTCTTTGTCTCCCATCACTAGACGAGGGGAGGGGCTGCCCTGGCGCCCTGGCCTCCTGCCCAcaggagggggctgggggctcAGGATCCTGGGCTGGGGCTGACAGACTTAGAAAATGTGGAGCCCCAAGCTGGGGGTGGACGATTCCTGGAGCCCCAGCACGCCCGGCCCTGCTTGTCTGTCTCCCCCCACGCAGTGGCTTTGTCCTAGGCCCCAGGAGCCCCACCTCTACCGCTCTTGCTCTGCTTCTCATGCCCCTCCTATCTCCCAGAGGCCCTGTCCCCCGTTGAGCCCAGGCCCCTCCCGCCCCTTCCCTTCTAGGGGGCCGGGTGAAGACGTGGAAGCGGCGCTGGTTTATCCTCACAGACAACTGCCTCTACTACTTCGAGTACACCACGGTGAGCGGGGCCCGGCTGGGCCCTTGGGTTCCGGGAGGAAGGGCTGCGAGCCTGCACTCCTGGGGCTGAGGGAGGCGGGCTGGGGTGAAGATTTGGAAGTCTGAGTTCTGTTCAACTTGCTTCTTCAGGACAAGGAGCCCCGAGGAATCATCCCCCTGGAGAATCTGAGCATCCGAGAGGTGGACGACCCCCGGAAACCAGTAAGACCCTCTCTGTACACCTTCCTGCCAGGGCGGGGCCTCCTCTGCCCAGGGCTGGCTCTTAACCTGCGCCCTTCCTCTCTCGTCCCCAGAACTGCTTTGAACTTTACATCCCCAACAATAAGGGGCAGCTCATCAAAGCCTGCAAAACCGAGGCGGATGGCCGAGTGGTAGAGGGAAACCACATGGTGTACCGGATCTCGGCCCCGACGCAGGAGGAGAAGGATGAGTGGATCAAGTCTATCCAGTGAGCCTGGACTCTTGGGTCTGacggaggaggggctggggcctggaccCTTGGgtcagagggaggaggggctTGGGGGCTTGGGCCCCTGGgtcagagggaggaggggctggagcctggactcctgggtctgagggaggaggggctgggggcctggactccttgGCCCTCATCCTGGGACCCCTCCCTTTCTGCAGGGCGGCTGTGAGTGTGGACCCCTTCTATGAGATGCTGGCAGCGAGAAAGAAGCGGATTTCAGTCAAGAAGAAGCAGGAGCAGCCCTGaccccctgcccccaactccATTATTTATTACGGAGCTGCCCCGCCTCGGTGGCCGGACCCCTGGGCCTTGGGGCTGTGGATCCTGGTTCCCTGTTTGGAAAATGCACCACCTCTAGCTCCTCTCTGTTCTTTGTAATTAACACGCTGTTGGTAATCTTATTAATTATTTAACCACTTGGCCTGCTGACCCCCTCATTTCTTGGGATTGACAGAGCTGAGGTGCTCGGTGGAGCCACCCTGTTTCCCTGGACAGGGGCCTGGACCTGTCTGTGTCTGTGGGTGCTGCCTGGGTGTGGCTCCTGGGGCCTGTCCCGATGGATCTGTTCTGGTTTCACCCCGAGCCCAGCAGGAgtggaggaaagggagaaggtTAATGTGGTGGAAGTCTGGAGTTGGAATTGGCCAGAAACGGAGTTTAGAATGCAGGGGTTCAGGGTTAAGGTCTAGCGTTCATTCTAGAAGTTGCCTGACAGCCATCAGCCAGTTATGCTACAGCCATTAGCTGGTTCCCATCTTTGCTTTCATGGGGCTTGAGGTCTTTGAGGGGCAGGAGATAAAACTGATGAGGTGAGCTGGGCCAGGGCCTTGAGGACAACCTGGAGCTGGAAGAACTATAAATGTGACCACCTCGGAGGGTCAGGGAAGAATGAGCGGGGAGGTGGCTGTGTTCTGCAATGGCCTTGCTGATGGGATGTCCTGAAGGGCTGGGCACCCTTAGATGGGGCCAAGAGGGCGGCACTATGGGCTAGTGCCAGAGCCAGGCTTGTCTGTCCCCAACGGATTAGCCTCCTTTGGAGGACATTTTGTGTCAAGGATAGGGCTGAGGACCGGCGTTCTTAACGTCTTACCTGAGGTTCTAGACAGCCAAAGAAATGTGAGGATCACCTCTATGAAGGTCAAGTCTTGGCATGCGGGGTACCCCTGAATCCTGGGCTAAGGCCTGTGCCCTTTTGCCCTGCAGTTGGGGTATGCGTGGTGTCCCCAAAGAACAAGGGCTCGTGGATCCCGAGAAGGGTGCAATGGCGGAATGGGAGGTCCCATGTCACTCTCCCATGCCCGCCTTTGAAGCCAAGGAGCTCtttagttaaaaaacaaaaaactgcaacTCCCGGCAGGGCCCGGGACAGGGACAGGGACGTGGGTGGAGAGGCATCGGTGGCCCCGAGGCTTGCCGCGAGTTGTAGTCCCTCCTGCCCGCTGTGTTCGCTGTTGAGCTCTCCGATGGGGTCTGGCGCTTGGGAATTCTGGGCCTTTATCCCTGTCCCGCCCTTGGCCACAGGCACCCGCCGGCCTGCAGGGTCCCGCAGTGCATGTACCCTGCGCCCCTCCGCGGGAAGATGGACTACAGTTCCCGGCAGGCTGTGCGGCGCCCCCGCCACGGTAGACCCAGACCCGAGGTTTT includes:
- the LOC112611902 gene encoding cytohesin-2-like — encoded protein: MKASSQGTQERPFLLQSFSPLSRFFLCVPLFQSLVSPTPLIRLWTPRSGACHTAPGTKDRLQPLGTHRGFPSALTKEPPAEGMGVGRPTSLCFPTCHPAPTAQAPPAPSLLGGRVKTWKRRWFILTDNCLYYFEYTTDKEPRGIIPLENLSIREVDDPRKPNCFELYIPNNKGQLIKACKTEADGRVVEGNHMVYRISAPTQEEKDEWIKSIQAAVSVDPFYEMLAARKKRISVKKKQEQP